A part of Oncorhynchus clarkii lewisi isolate Uvic-CL-2024 chromosome 17, UVic_Ocla_1.0, whole genome shotgun sequence genomic DNA contains:
- the LOC139371373 gene encoding adenosine receptor A1-like, with amino-acid sequence MPGGDAVYTVLEVLIAVACCLGNVLVIWAVWSSSNLRQPTFCFLVSLAAADFLVGSVAVPLAVLVDGRVCTSFNVCLFISCVVIMLTMTSVMSLLAISVDRFLRVFIPLRYKRTVTERRSWVVVAICWFVAFMLSFPPMFGWYNRDTLSHSGNSTTIICRFLAVIPMSYLVYFVFLLCTLTPLLVMAVLYCYIFCSIQRNLREKVGSGAQSHTYFRKERSLARSLTLVLVLFAFCWLPLDIMNCVAYFGNPSEIPQQAFYVGILLSHGNSAVNPIVYAFSIHKIQEAYLRIWRKVFVCRGDRQGS; translated from the exons ATGCCTGGAGGAGACGCTGTCTACACAGTGCTGGAGGTGCTGATCGCTGTCGCCTGCTGTCTGGGAAATGTCCTGGTGATCTGGGCAGTGTGGTCGAGCAGCAACCTCCGGCAGCCCACCTTCTGTTTTTTGGTCTCACTGGCTGCAGCTGACTTCCTTGTAGGTTCTGTGGCTGTGCCGCTGGCTGTGCTGGTGGATGGACGGGTGTGCACCTCGTTCAATGTATGTCTCTTCATAAGCTGTGTGGTCATCATGTTGACAATGACTTCAGTCATGTCTCTGCTAGCCATCTCTGTGGACAGATTCCTACGCGTCTTCATCCCTCTCAG GTACAAgaggacagtgacagagaggagatctTGGGTGGTGGTGGCAATATGTTGGTTTGTTGCCTTCATGTTGAGCTTCCCACCCATGTTTGGGTGGTACAACCGTGACACCTTGTCTCACTCAGGGAACTCAACCACCATCATCTGCCGTTTCCTGGCTGTGATTCCCATGTCATACCTGGTTTACTTTGTATTCCTCCTCTGCACCCTCACTCCGTTGCTTGTCATGGCTGTCCTATACTGCTACATCTTCTGTAGCATCCAGAGGAACttgagagagaaggtggggagcgGTGCCCAGTCCCACACCTACTTCAGGAAGGAGAGGAGCCTGGCCCGATCCCTGACTCTGGTCCTGGTGCTCTTCGCCTTTTGCTGGCTCCCTCTGGACATCATGAACTGTGTTGCCTACTTTGGTAACCCATCAGAAATACCCCAACAGGCCTTCTACGTGGGCATCCTCCTCTCCCATGGCAATTCAGCTGTCAACCCAATCGTTTATGCCTTCAGCATCCACAAGATCCAGGAAGCGTACCTGAGGATATGGAGGAAGGTCTTTGTATGTCGAGGTGACAGGCAGGGCTCTTAG